The nucleotide sequence gctgctggaatgttgctacatagaaatttaAAGGTCATTTTTGAGAAACTGGAAACAACTTTTTAgtagtaaagttttgttttcaatcgactcTTAATGTTAACTTATACTAGTGAGTCGAAATATGAGCAGACTGTAGCTGTTTTATCATTTATCTCAAATTAGGTGGAATAAATGTCTATTTTGGTCaccaaattaaaattatttagtgagaAGACATCATCTGTATGGTGAAAAGTGAAGTCGTGTGATACAGCTAACTTTTTCGTCTTGTATGAAGGTATACAAATAAAGCGAATAAAGGAATAAGTCGGTAAGAagagtcataccaagttttaattgaatttattaacctctatcaaattcataaagtttcttttatatatttttttctatattaactTTTAAAGCAGATGTCATTGCAGTAAGTGTTTGACCGTTGGCTCATGGTGTTCTCAATGaaaagagaaatagaaaaaaaacaaaagattttagATAAAAGAATTGAATCTTATTTTTAGTTGAATTGATCTATTCCACAGAGAGGGATATAAACAAATACTATGTTTTTCTTGTCAGATCATACACTGgtttattgtttgaattttacatatgttttataaaaagtatTCAAAATCTTCTGAATTAGTTATAACTGTAAACAAATATCATGAACTCCGCGTAATAGAAATTTCCACTACAAGACGGAAAATACTAAAGGCATAATCAAACCGCATATTTTCTTTAGAAAACATAATATGAAAAAACATTTAGAAACAAACTTTAAAGTAAAATGTAACTTATTACacataatgtgttttttttaagacatatttTTCTTCGATTGAGattgaatacaaaattttaaggaGTGATCACAATTTACGATCAACATAATTCTTAATTCAGTTATGGATACCATGTTATAATTATAAACCGATTGATAGACAATTTGATAATCGATACAAATCACaattatatgtatacatatgTACATCTCAAACTGAGTACTTAGTTTAGCTTTTGGTTTAAAAAAGCTTTTTGGACACATACAATTTTATCAtgttatttttatgtaaaaagtaGTCTCGCTATAATAAGCAAACGTTTTAACTGTTATAAGATGTTGTTTAAGTAATAACATATAAAAGAAGAGCGGAAGATTCCAGAGGAACAGTTAAAAACATAAAccgaaaataaagtgacaacgctTTGGcttaatatgaacaaaaacaaatacacaaacaATAGTTAAcaagaaacaacacaaaaaaaacaacctaaagactgagcaactcaaaccccaccaaaaatgggggtgatctcgggtgctccagaaaggtaagcagatcctgctactcatgtggcacctgtcgtgttgctcatgttattactaACTTGGTAAATAGcttaattcggtatgtcacattcatgaaaagggaaggggattgtagttaccacgtaagaaacatatccgatatcatttgtgaaacggtttttccataacggtcaaccaactcgttataTCACATTCTTTGAAAGTTAAAGTTGTGTATTCAAGTAAATGTATAATTTCATTGTCTCGTTAAAATTTGCTCCAAACGATACCATTAAAAGGCGAGATGTAGTTATGGTGTTGCAAATGTTTCATCTGCGGTTCTTGTAGTAATAAAATACTAATTAAATCAACGGAATATGGATAAATGCTGCAGAAAAGAAACGTGACGATTTGTTAGTTTTCTAATTCTATTCTGATATGATACAGGAGCTGGATCAACCGTATTAAGTTTTATAGGTCATGTAATTAAGCTGCACAAGTAATCAGAATTTCAAACCAGTTACACATTCTGCGGCTGAAAATGAAGCACTAAATACAAAGCCTTATTCAACAAATTATTCACTGTCTACAAATAATGTTCATCCTCCAAATACATTAATGTGTATTATTTGCAAGAAACTTTCTcataaaaatgacataaaaatacATACCACTGCATGTGTTGAAAGGTTAGAAAATCTAAAAGATTCAGTTCTTAAAGCATGCAACGCTAAAATGACTTATCAACTAGAGCAATAGAAATTGCTCAATAATGcagttttatagttctttcatttgtctttgttctattattaatattacttttactattGAATAGTTTTaagtgatatccgtttgacgtggctcggtacttatacatctcgtcaatgtgtttgtattgtctttcattttttggtggcgtgCTTTATATATGCGACATTTTATGTTCTtattacgtgactctgtactttaaaagatcccgtcagtatgatattgttctagtttATGTCAATATGAtattattatgaattacaatatacgttgaaccataaacgtcataATCATTCAAACGTGTAGTGAAATTAACTacttgtggattcttataaattctatatataacttttggactattttcattctcggtctatttctgaaatttattcttacatacttttgattttttaaccctatatgctaccattgcctatgtaaattttaaaattgtttgtatgcacattgaacgacaaatttatgtgacgtataaaattttctgacgtcagacacacaaatcaatgaatgtgtttgtagatagatgtttttgtgttctgttaaattgttcctttaaaaactgttatacgatgatgactgatgtacccatattttaactattttatttattgtgtctgtttagctAACGCGCCAATGTAAaataacgaaatttgatgagactgtcatcaaagtgagaggattagcgctataaaaccaggtttaatccaccattttctacatttttctaaatgcctgtaccaagtcaggaatatgacagttcttgtccattcgttttttgttttgttatttgattttgccatgtgagtatggaatttccgaattgattttcctctaagttcagtatttttgtgattttactttttattatgcGGCTTGTTTGAATATATTTAGCATGAAAACCAAAATTCATTGATAAATCTGCGTATGATATGACGTTTGAAAGTGATGTTGAAACTATAGACAGATCCCTTATTTGTAACAAAAAgtcttttgttttattcaaaaacaaTCGCACAACACTTCAAATTTGGTGAGACATCAGTTGACATAAGATATAGATAAAACTATCCCACAGCTTCCGTCTTGGAAATCAGTATTTTTAACAACACGTACTACGTGCTATGCGGCACTGCAATATTTAGTGACGGGAAATTTGGCCAACCTTAATATTTGCTCACCGTGTGCCTCTGGTTGgaaaattgttcaaaatgacaGGCTGGAGCCAGATTTATTTGAATGACACCAGATACAATATCTTATTTGTTCGTATAAGGAGAATAATATTTTCATAATCCATATGATTGCAAGGATCAAGGTTTCTCTTGCACTGATTTGGGTTTTTGTGAAAATGTACTAGGTAGTTTTTACAATATCTAGTCCGTACCAACCGACATAGATGATGACTCAGATCAATTATcataaaaagtaatttttttgaaataagaagtaattttagtttgattttttcAACGTTTAATTATGTATGGTAACAGTCATGTCTcactttttatatttgttatagaGCACATTTGCAATAATTGTAGTAATGTCGAATGAACATTAAACTGGCAACATCTGAAAAGTTATCATTTACTGAGACTGCTGAAATTCGCTTTATGAAAACTCAGTGACATGTGGATTCGCCGAAAACGTAAACGAAATTTTACATgacattttgtttgatttgtcaACAGTGAATTACGGATACTCTTTTAACAAATCATATTCTGAAGTATTTCAGACGTCGtttacaaatatcaaaaatatctACACTAACTGAAATATTGATACAATATActattaatttttgttatttaaagggttatttatttgaaaattttcaatgGTTTGTTTCTCCAgatgaaaatatatattatttagtgACAAACTTTGACCTTGATTTACGGCAATATTGTACCAGCTTTTATATTTACGTTACATATTTTCGAAAAGTATACGCCATCAGATTTTAAATGAGCCTTTTAAACCCCATAAagtatttaggtaatttaaatttctaaatctGTCCTCCCCTCTGCTCCACTATTATAGCTTCACCGGACCTTTGTCGCTATCCATATTTTATCGAATCATAATTATATTTTGCTAGCTTATCGTACAATCCGTACAAACAGATGTAATTGTGTATAGTTAATTATATTACGTTCAATATTATTCATTTATCTATCATAACACTGTGTCTTGTCTTTCTTTCACTTTGTCCCTTAGATTTAAGATTCCATAGCTGTTGCATCTAAACTATCTCTCTGGTTTCTAACTGTGTTATCTATGGCGTTTTCGGTTTGATTTCGACTTCTGTGTTTGGATTACCTTTGGTCAAATTTGATATATCAGGTGCTTCGAAAGGGTAagcaaatcttgctccacatgtggcaccattTAACTAAGTTAAATTATCTAATTCGATGTCGGTGTGGACCGAAATAAACTTCAGTGGTATTTTATCTGATGGTACTTGTAATTAAATTTTCATGACGCAgatctttctttaaataaaaaattactacAGTGATTAAGGAAATCAAACCGTAAGActtattttcacaaatatttaCATACGATTTATAACATCTTTATGTTTGTGACTGTTGGTTTTTGTTGAAAAGAGTATGGatgtacttttttgtttttaatcaatGTTGTCTTCCACTCAATCAACCATAACGACAAAGATTGATGAGAGCATAAAGAAGGTATAAAGAGAAAAGACTAATTAAACTTTATTATCGATCATTCGATTCCATACAGATAGGTAATATGTTGCTGTACTAACACTTATAAAGATATTATTGTTtcaataattatattttcttCGTCCCCATGAACCTCGTCTCCAGCCATTGTTCCAGCCTTTATTACCGCCATAATAGCCATAACGTCTGCCATATCTATTATATCTGTTATAGTTACCACCTCCGTAGCGTCTTGGAGGACCATAGTTTGGACCATAATACTGAAATATCGAAACGATACAACTCAGAGTCAATTCTgatgacaaaatatataaaaattcataaaatttataatattgacaatcaaataaatatactagtatatgaacAAACTTGTCGATGATTAAAACAGCTTTGACTATTCTGTTTATGCCCTTTTCCCGGTATttacaatttgaatttttttggCTTTTGGCATCCACAGTATTAAATAATTCCGAAAACACATGTAAAACCGATGTAAGATAAGTTTCCTGTTTTTGATTGATGTTAAGCATGCTTTAGCTGTCAACAAAAGCAGGAAGTACGAAACATTTAACAATATGACGGTATGAAATTATTCCTTCAAAGAGGGGATAAAGgtttattttcgtgcaacgtgttttgccatttttattttacGTGCAGCCGTTAAAAAGGTTCGTTATTATCGTGTTTCatgaaatcgataaaaagataaaagtgcaaaaaaaaaatgattaatgtTCGcacatcgtgaaatggcaatttttatTCGTTTTCCTCCTTGCAGAAACCCCCGTTTTGCGCCCCtattcaaaaaaagaaacaactAGGTGATCCCTTGGTACAGTTGCATCAAGAATGCATGAGGTCATGGATTCCAACCAACCAGGGTTCAACAAAaccttttaaattgttatttgctcCATCTATCACGATCGTTAGAAGTAAACCAGAACTCGGAGTAATGTGTTTGTATGTGAACATGACGATTTAATAGAAAGTTGTATTTTCAAATTAACGAAACGTATAAACCTCGAAAAAATGTAAAGACAAAAATCCTGAATGAATGTCATCAATTAACAGAATAGAAAACTTATATGCAATTGTTAGATATAAACATTGTTATAACGTCCAGTTGTAATACAAAAATATTGTTATGACATGTAGTTGGAACGAAATGAAATACGCCGTTTAATACTGAAACTgattcaaaaattttgaaaatgtgtgtCACATGAAAACAGGCGTTGTCCTGCTGAAAATTTTGGTTAAAATGATGACTTCGGAGAAAAGGGAGAACAACTTGAGCTAAAAGTTCGTCCCTATACCGTTAGGTTAACATCACTAATTGTTAGAATGATGCGTTCCTGGTATGGTATCATAAATCTATCACCACCAAACCGATCTGTTTCAAGTACGCACGCATAAGATAGTTCATTATGCCTCTGATAGACTCTTGCTCTGTCGTAGCTAAAATTTAAGTTGAATTTAGATTCATCGGTTTAAATAACCTGTCTATCTCCAAGTTAGCCTATTTCATCGAATCCGTACCCGAGTCCATTGAAGTCACACCATCGTGTAGCGCTGTGTTAGGATAAGTCCCCTTAACGGACGAAGAACTCTTAGACTAACTTGATGTAATCGGTTACGAATTGTTATGACAGATATTCTATTTCCCCTGTGGGTTTGTGGTGCTGTTTATATGATGCATTATCAAATCGATTCCGGAGATGAATATTGCGGATGTGTTGTCTTGGCGTAACGTCGTTTAACGTGGCCTGCCACCTTAAGGACGATCATTTGTCATGCCGGTATCTCCTAACGTTTCTTTTACATTAGTAGAACAGTTACCAATGTGATATCTTAAACCATAGACAAATAACTAAATACAACATGACAAACAAATTTTTACTAACTAACAAGATTTTTGGAGTTGATTTAGTCACCGtaaaatgatcaaaattatttttataaataaaatatgccaGATCGTTTTATAAGTTGACTTAATTATCTTTGTTTGGATTAAACTTGAAGGAGACATTTACTTTTTTGAAGTCACAAAAAGTGTTTTTGTAACTTGCCTAGAACTTCGGTTTATTTTCCTTAACCCTTTCCCTTTCACAACGGTACAGCTTACCGGTGAAgccaatttcaagattttttttttggggggggattTAGAcatttgctgacgtacagatgtggttAAACTATttaatcctcagataaccagcaatgtGATTCAATGTGCATCACACTTCTACTATAAATAGTTTATAGTCAAAGCGCCCCTTACTGAtgtgtaatttttctgtaaaaaccatTTACTTTTCTTCGAATTTTGAGGAATATTCTCAAAAAGAAGACAATAGAAAACTGCTCTTTTAAGAGCATTTATGACTTTTTTCAATAACTGTGCAGTGATTTTTTGAAGAATAGTATTAAACTAATAGTTATAACTTAAACactactttaaaatgtaatttttagtgtagcagtgcaatcacaaacttgaaatgcgctaaaaatccaaaatcatttcttaaagaCATTAGgggaaaagagacaaaaaccactagaatattctgatttttttatttttttttttgcaaagttgaaatagatgtaaaaaaacatggtttcgtaagtgttgcggtatgataaagttgaaaacacttttgtttgaataaaggaacacgtatatttcaatgaaaaaattacattttaaagagtggattcctcctagatttgcgtaaaaatcatgcatttggcaACAAAAATTTATCATTTGAACACATAATTGCTAAAAGAAAAGAAACTCGAGGCATTGTGTTTCCACCAAAACCCGACTCTATCAGTGCAACAATATGTCTCTGCATGACTCTTTGACCAAGGATTtcgtattttttcactttttctccaACAGTCTCGTGATTTTTTGAAATATACCACGTGACAAAAAACATGAGGAATTATCTTGAAacataattttttgaaatattttacctattatctttcatttgagcCCAACATGGCATGTTTATGACCATTAATGCGAATGCAGTAATCATTTTAACTTTGATAATGTCTTTTCGATAAGTAAAGGCCTAAAATGCCTGAAAAGGAAAGGGTTAATGTCTTTCTTcaacaaaatgatatttttgttttaaagggAAACGCATGATGTGAAAAGTTTCTTTATTTActcaataaagaaaacataatccGTATTTCGAATCTTTCAGAACTTTTATGTCATTGATAAGAACAAGAACTTGTACCGTATCTAGGTACATATCAATTCAATTACTGAATACCTgtgttaaacaaaaattaaattgaacCGGTTTTGAGATATGCAGAACATATCAAATTTTGCACTCATATAAGGAACTTCCTAGAAGTTGTATAAGCAATGTTGTTTAACTTAGTCTAATTGTGCAAAATTCGACAACAGGGAGCagtatatatgaaaataagtGTTAGAAAGGGACTGAATACCACGACACAATCATCACCaactttttttgtgtaaaattcaaaaacttaTATGTCTGTCTATATTGGCATAGTTTTGAaacttttttgtagttttaaagCAAAGGGAGTTTAAGTTTTAAATGTCATCGACAATGTGTTTCTATACTCAAAATTAGTCGTCTGAAAGAATTAACCGATTTATGCATAATACACGACCATTTCTTAAAATACTACAAAAAATGCAATTTGTATATTTGTTGTTCTTGGTATCAAGTGCGTTTAAAAACCATGGTTAAAAAACTACAAGTTACCGCACACAATATCATCATCAAGAAAGAACAGGAAGTGAATAAATCTTACAGGAAcgaaacaaaataattttgtaacacCCACAACAATAATCTGCATGTTAAGATCTAGCTATCTACCGCTCATAAATTCCGACATGCAGGTGATTATATAGCAAGGTtatttagcatattttttttcgaatGCTGTAGACATAATTTATTAAATTTCTTATACAATATTTTCCCTGTTGTTCGCTTGCAAATAATTGAGACATGGATCAAACCGGGCTTACTGACTGTTGATTTGATGATCGTTTTATCACAGTCCAtcgaaaatatttattttttaaaatattttaaaacatttagacATTTTGTATCGGATCAATGGAAGAAAGATACACCTGATACATTGCCTAGTATTAATACTTGTATTTTCTATTGATTAATAACAAGGGTTCTCATATATCTCGtctatttttatattgttcatttaacccaatattgtatattatttaaaTCATATCTCTTCCATTCATTACATAGTTTTGTCTTGTTATGTCACTTTAAAAACTACAGGTATTAACCAACTTACATCACTTGCATCTGAAAAACAAATCAACTAAGAATGAAATATAAATAGTCTTGAAATATATTGATTGTCTTTCAAATTGTTTGTTACCCAATAAGTGTTGTGTTCGCAAATCTAATATATAAGTTCATTATTTACCAGGctttataatatatcaaatataaacataacataaatacttaaatgaaaaacaaagctTTGATATACAGAGGTATTTTGACATCATGTAATAAACGATCAATAATGCAAATGTTTGACGTTGAGCATTCCTGattaaggtaaatccagaaaagcgcttcggacgaatagaattattaaacgtgttgttttcaatttttttttatggatatcATTCAAAGATAAATAAAGTTTACAAgttattgatttataaaatagGAAGTAAAGAGAGGTTGCAAGTTTAATTTGCGCaagcaaactatatattttcATGGTATAACctaaattaaatgttttgaaatgttaTACTCTTTGGCAGATATTTTGAATAGATATATCTTATAGAGACTGCTACCAAATTCGTATGCAATAATTGAAAGATTAAACAAAAAATCCGACAAAGAAAGAAATATCAACAAATTGTTATGAACAATATTTCCAAGACAAAGTTTTACTAACCACTTTGCACAGCAAATGATCCAATTAGGACTAAAGCCACCAACACTGCAACACTGATTTTATTCATTGTTTGCTATTGAAACTGTTTGCAGAATGGAGCTGATTACTGAAAATTATCCTATATTCTAGTTGACAATTGTTTGCACTTTATATATACTTTGTTTAGTCAATTCACTGCAGATCTGTTAATCAAGAGGAAGAAATAATCACACACATGTTCCTTAAACAATGAGATCAAAGTTAAATTACAAATGTCAGTGCATAGCGTAATATGTATACATCGTTAAATTATTTGCAAGAATGGAAATTGAAAAAGAGGAAATTGAAAATATGTAGGGTATTTCATGATAATGATTTACTTTAAGAATAATATAGATGTTGTAATCAGAGTTCTGCTAGAGTCagcttttaattaaaaaaaaatgcaaaacaaatattcGAAAAACCCTAGCAATTTATCAAAATTGGGTATTGTCTCAGCTCAAAGGTTTTGTGTCCTTTCAAATTTAATTTCGCATGATAGGTGTTAATGTATTGCAGGATACACTGTCATTGTTGAcgctttattttttgttcatgtgATTCCCTCAGTTTAAAGTCTTTACATTGATAAGTATCTTCTTTCGAATGATCTGCTGAAATTCGATaaattactggatattttagcaTCTCTGCAAGATAAACTATTTTCCTACACCATGTTTTAGCGAAGGGCATTTTTGTTGGTAAATATGtgtatga is from Mytilus galloprovincialis chromosome 6, xbMytGall1.hap1.1, whole genome shotgun sequence and encodes:
- the LOC143078393 gene encoding uncharacterized protein LOC143078393, translating into MNKISVAVLVALVLIGSFAVQSDASDYYGPNYGPPRRYGGGNYNRYNRYGRRYGYYGGNKGWNNGWRRGSWGRRKYNY